From the genome of Mycobacterium kansasii ATCC 12478:
ATAACTTCAGAGTTATGTACAACTTTCTAAGGCGAAGGAGAGTCACGTCGAGCCCTCGCCGTCCTGCCACGCGTCGCCGAGCAGGAATTCGGCGGCCAGTTCCGCCGCCTCGCGATCGTCGTTGCTCAGCACATGGGCGTAAGTCTCCAGGAAGAATCCGACGTTGGCGTGGCCGATGCGCTCACTGATCACTTTCGGGCTGATGCCAGCCCGCAAACTGGTAACCAGCAATCTTCGAACCGTGCGAATGCCCCGCCGCTGGCAGTGCCCTGTTGAGGCATTCGTCATGGTTGGTGATTGACGTCCTGGGTGGGTTGGGCGGCGTAGCGGTTCCAGTCGCCGCCGGCGTCGTGGACCCAGTGGACTGCGGTGTTGGGGTGGATGCCGAGTAGGTCGGCGATGACGGCGGCGGGTAGTTGGGCGGCGAGGTGGGTGAGTGCGGCGCGGCGGCCGGGTTGAGCTCGGATCCCAAGTTTGCGCAGGCGCTCGCCGAGTCGGGCGGCGGTGAGGGGTCTGCCGGGTTGCAGTCCGGGGAACTGCCAGTTGGTGGTGGGTGGGGTGCCGACTCCTGTGTAGGGGCGGCCATCGCGGACGAGGGCTGTGATGAGCGCGGCAAGCGGTTCGGGGATGTGCAGGTCGTCGGTGCCGAGTCGCAGAAAGACTTGCTGGCCTTGAGTTTTGATCTGGTCGTGGGTGATCGCCACGATCCGGGCCAGCTGCTGGCCATAGAGCAGCAGTAGTGATCCGGCGACCCGGTCGGTGAGTTCGATGGTGTCGTCGTGCAGGAGCCGGGCGATCTGGGCCCATCGTTGGTCGTGGTCGGTGGCCGGGCCCGGGTTGCGTCCGGGGGTGGCGATGGTGATCGGCCCGGTGTGACCGCCAGCGGCGGCCCATTGGAGGAAATCGCGGACGCGGTATCGCGACGGCGGTTGTCCGGCCAGGTAGTTGTCGATGTCGGCTTGGCCGGTGTGGGCCAGGGTGGTTTGGTGGTCGGCGAGCCAGTTCAGCAGATCGACTGCGGGGTTGATGTTGGTGCGGGCGTGATGGGTGTAGGTGCGTGGCCGGTCCCCTCGTGTCGCGGTCACGCGCAGGCGGCGCAGGACCTGCCAGGTGGCGTAGGAGTGGATGAGGCGGCGGTCGCTGTCGCGGGTGATGCTGGTCAGGGTGCGGGTGAGGAGTTGTTCGGTGGCGCTGAGTTGTTCGTCGCGTTGCGGCAGGACGTTGTTGGCGACCAGGACGGCTCGCAGGTATCCGGCGACAGCCGGGCGTGGGTGGGCGTCGAGTGCCTGGTGGGTCGTTTCCACAGCGCCGGAGGCCATTTGGATCAGCAGGGCCGCGCCGGCGCTGTTGCGTAGCCAGTTCAGCGCGGTGCGTGGAGCGCCGGTGGCGGTGATCGCCTGGTAGATCGGTTGCAGGTCGGGCCGGATGTGGCCGTCGGGGCCCGACAATGCGGCTGCGGTTCTGCGCTTGAGTGCGCACGGTGCGCACCTGCGGCGTTCGTAGGCTTTGTCCTCGATCCCGCAGTCGGTGCAGGTGTGGCTGACCGGGACGCCGGCGCAGTCGGCGCAGATGGTGGCGTTCGGGCCGGGCGGGTGGACAAGGCGCCGTCGGGTATGGCAGGTGGCGCAGGTGCCGCGGCGGCGCAGTGCGGCGGTGTAGCAGGGGTCGCAGACCGGTCCCTCGGGCCAGCGGGCCGTCGGTGGACGCTGGGCGCCGCAGTGCGCGCACGTCGCGGTCGCCCGAGGCGCGCACCCGGCGCAGATCGGGTTCGGGCCCGAGGCGAACGCGCAGGGTCGCCGCCGCCCGCAGCGGCTGCAGAGGGCCTCATGGCCTCGGAAGCAGGAATCGCAGATATCAGGTTGGCCGTCGCGGGCGCGGCGGGCGATGCGTCGGGTCCGTCCGCATTTGCCGCAGACTCGTTGCGGCCGATCAGCGCACCGCGCGCAGACCGGCTGGCCCTGCCCGTCGCGGCTGGCGACGGGTTTGACTACACCACAGCGCACGCACGCGGTCGCCAATTGGCGGCGTCGGCAGCGAGCGCACACGCCCCCGGCCGACGAACGGGTCAATGGCTTGCCGGTGCGAGCGCAACGGGCGCAGACCGGATCGGGCAGGTCCACCCCGCGTGCCCGCAGTTCGGCGACCAGGCGGCTCACCACCGGCGGTGCGCCGACGGTGAGCGCATCGGCATCGGCGGCCAGGGCGGCGGCCAAGGAGCGGATGACCGCCGGATGGCCGGCCACCGCCTCCAGCGCAGCGCTGAGCACACCAATCGGGATACCCGGTACCGCCGCCGCGACGGCGGTGCTGATCCGCCCGCGCCCACAACCGCTGCACAACCGCCCCCTGGCACAGTCCGGGCATCGGGTCTGGTTGGCCGGCATAGGCTTTCAGCCTCCGGTGTCGGGCAGCACCCGGGCCCGGGTCGGGCGCTTCGGCGCGGCGGGCCCGGCCGAGTCCCCTCGGGTCGGCCGGGAACGGGCGACCCGATAGGGCTCGATGAGATCGGCCGGGGTGCACGACAAGATGTCGCACAACGCCGCCAACGTGGTCAACGACAACCGTTCGGGGACCCCGGCCACCAGCCGGTAGACCTGCTCCCTGGACAGCACCACCCCCCGTTCCGCGAGCAGCGGCACCAGATCCGTGGTCGCAAACATCCCGGCCGCGGCCATCTTGGTCCGCAGATGCCAGTGATACCCCACCGCAATCCTCACCCTGGTGATAATTCCGCACCGAACGCGGCATCCAACGCCGCACGCAACATCCGGTTCTTGGCGTCGGCGCCGACCTGGGTGTACACCGCCGTCGTAGACGCCCAAGAATGCCCGACCTGCTGCTGGACGAACAACGGGTCGACCCCGTCCTCGATCAGGTGGGAGACATAGGAATGACGCAGGCAGTGGACCGACAACTCGGTGGGCAGACCAGCCGCCGCCCGCCATCGGGCGAACCGGTCATCGACCTGCCGCGGCGAAATCCGCCCGCCCCGTTCGGTCAACCACAGCGCCG
Proteins encoded in this window:
- a CDS encoding helix-turn-helix domain-containing protein, encoding MAAAGMFATTDLVPLLAERGVVLSREQVYRLVAGVPERLSLTTLAALCDILSCTPADLIEPYRVARSRPTRGDSAGPAAPKRPTRARVLPDTGG